One window of the Patescibacteria group bacterium genome contains the following:
- the ftsA gene encoding cell division protein FtsA, with protein sequence MSKDNIITGLDIGSTTIRIVVAQINPDGRIHIIGGAEGPSEGVNKGVVTSIEDAVSSISACLERAERMTGLAIEHAYVGISGCDITSQESRGVIAVAKADGEIKEDEVERALEAAQTVATPPNYEIIHVLPHLFNVDTQKNIKDPVGMTGVRLEAETQIIEGPSSQIKNLTKCIYRTGVDIDDLVFSILATAEAVLNRRQKELGVAVVNIGGSTTSVAVFEEGDTLTTHVLPIGANHITADLAIGLRTSIEVAEQIKLEYGTAITPNLKAREEINLAEISGGEDGVVTKKHLAEIIGARVEEIFTMADEKLKDIDRSGKLPSGVILTGGGAKLDGIAEVAKKVFRLPASLGYPTGVVSAIDKMNDLSFSTAIGLVLWGKQMRETIGGRGSFSPFSFVSKLAGSVARWFKGLRV encoded by the coding sequence ATGTCTAAAGATAATATAATAACTGGCCTTGATATCGGTTCAACTACTATTAGGATTGTTGTTGCGCAAATAAATCCTGACGGCCGCATTCATATTATTGGCGGAGCCGAGGGTCCTTCAGAGGGGGTGAATAAAGGGGTAGTGACCAGCATTGAGGATGCGGTTTCTTCAATTTCGGCCTGTTTGGAACGAGCCGAGCGGATGACTGGTCTGGCCATAGAACATGCTTATGTGGGCATATCTGGCTGTGACATCACTTCGCAGGAGAGTCGGGGGGTTATTGCTGTGGCTAAAGCTGATGGTGAGATTAAAGAAGATGAAGTAGAACGGGCTTTAGAAGCGGCGCAGACCGTGGCCACACCCCCTAATTATGAAATTATTCATGTGTTGCCCCACCTATTTAATGTAGATACCCAAAAGAATATAAAAGATCCTGTGGGCATGACCGGTGTTCGCCTGGAGGCAGAAACCCAGATTATTGAGGGTCCATCTTCGCAGATTAAAAATTTGACTAAATGTATTTATAGAACCGGTGTTGATATCGATGATTTAGTTTTTTCTATTCTGGCTACAGCCGAGGCAGTCCTTAATAGGCGCCAAAAAGAGCTGGGCGTAGCAGTTGTTAATATTGGCGGCTCAACAACTTCGGTAGCGGTTTTTGAAGAAGGAGATACCTTAACCACGCATGTTTTGCCAATTGGCGCCAATCACATTACTGCTGATTTGGCAATTGGCCTTAGAACTTCTATTGAGGTGGCAGAGCAAATAAAATTAGAATATGGGACGGCTATTACTCCTAATCTCAAGGCCAGAGAAGAGATTAATCTTGCCGAAATTTCCGGCGGAGAAGACGGAGTGGTTACTAAAAAACACTTGGCCGAGATTATTGGAGCACGAGTGGAAGAAATATTTACTATGGCAGATGAGAAGTTGAAAGATATTGACAGGAGCGGCAAGCTGCCCTCGGGTGTAATTTTGACTGGCGGCGGAGCTAAGCTGGACGGCATAGCAGAGGTTGCCAAGAAAGTATTCCGCTTGCCGGCGTCTTTGGGCTACCCGACTGGCGTTGTTAGCGCTATTGATAAAATGAATGATTTGAGCTTTTCTACGGCAATTGGCTTAGTGCTTTGGGGCAAACAAATGCGCGAGACGATTGGCGGCCGGGGCAGCTTCTCCCCCTTTTCTTTTGTTAGTAAATTAGCAGGTTCGGTGGCCCGTTGGTTTAAGGGTTTAAGGGTTTAA
- the ybeY gene encoding rRNA maturation RNase YbeY, whose amino-acid sequence MTEINNTTKAKISTPLVKKLVAAFLCRMKLEPEPLVSIVFVGDKKIKQINSKYRKRNRITDVLAFSNLEGGQIAAPKGEPPYLGEVIICYPQAKRQAKEQGHSVKKEVTILLIHGLLHLLGYEHDKRSERMIMQRLEKELLVLV is encoded by the coding sequence ATGACTGAAATTAATAATACAACAAAAGCTAAAATATCAACCCCTTTGGTTAAAAAACTTGTAGCCGCTTTCTTGTGTCGGATGAAGCTAGAACCCGAGCCTCTTGTTTCGATTGTTTTTGTGGGTGATAAAAAAATCAAACAAATTAACAGTAAGTATCGCAAAAGAAATAGAATAACTGATGTTTTAGCTTTTAGCAACTTAGAGGGTGGTCAGATAGCTGCACCCAAAGGAGAACCTCCTTATTTAGGCGAGGTGATTATTTGTTATCCCCAGGCTAAGCGACAAGCAAAAGAGCAGGGGCATTCAGTGAAGAAAGAAGTTACTATTTTACTCATTCACGGACTTCTTCATTTGTTGGGATATGAACACGATAAGAGGTCTGAGCGGATGATAATGCAAAGACTGGAGAAGGAATTACTGGTATTAGTTTAA
- a CDS encoding diacylglycerol kinase family protein, with translation MFHLKNLYKSFKHAFLGLFQVLREEQSFRIQISLAIVVIILAFYFRITAWEKIALLMVIVGVLVLELVNTIFERLSDVFKPRIHDYIKQVKDIMAAAVLIASGGALVVGVLIFWKYIF, from the coding sequence ATGTTCCATCTAAAAAATTTATACAAAAGTTTTAAACATGCTTTCCTGGGATTATTTCAGGTTTTGCGCGAAGAGCAGAGTTTTAGGATTCAGATTAGCCTGGCGATTGTTGTAATAATCCTGGCGTTTTATTTTAGAATAACCGCTTGGGAAAAAATTGCCTTGCTAATGGTGATTGTGGGAGTTTTGGTTTTAGAGCTTGTGAATACAATATTCGAACGTTTGTCTGATGTTTTTAAACCTAGGATTCATGATTATATAAAACAGGTTAAGGATATAATGGCCGCGGCCGTATTGATCGCCTCTGGAGGCGCTTTAGTCGTGGGTGTTTTGATTTTCTGGAAGTATATTTTCTAA
- a CDS encoding type II toxin-antitoxin system VapC family toxin, with amino-acid sequence MYCIDASVIVNSQRPEELHSSRSGAVFNLIEEKNLKVFLPEIVVPEITSALVRSTRDLKFAYEFSMALRELSNFSFVPIDNHLANLAAWVICKTMLKSSDALYVALAFDYDLELITLDKEQLERGEKLIKVRRP; translated from the coding sequence ATGTATTGTATTGATGCAAGCGTAATAGTGAACTCGCAACGTCCAGAGGAATTGCATTCCTCAAGAAGTGGGGCTGTTTTCAATTTAATAGAAGAGAAAAATTTAAAGGTGTTTCTTCCTGAAATAGTGGTTCCAGAAATAACATCTGCTTTAGTTAGAAGTACCCGAGATTTAAAGTTTGCATATGAATTTTCAATGGCCTTGAGGGAGTTGTCCAACTTTTCATTTGTTCCCATAGATAATCATTTAGCGAATTTAGCCGCTTGGGTTATTTGTAAAACCATGCTTAAGAGCTCCGATGCACTTTATGTTGCTTTAGCTTTTGATTATGATCTAGAGTTAATTACTTTAGACAAAGAGCAGTTAGAGAGAGGAGAAAAGCTAATAAAGGTTAGAAGACCTTAA
- a CDS encoding DUF2283 domain-containing protein: MRPEIKYDKDSKVVSIRVGRKRSVDSDVKGNVVVDYDADGEMVNIDIMEISLAEFSKIKKLMPSKELARA, encoded by the coding sequence ATGAGACCAGAAATAAAATACGATAAAGATTCAAAAGTTGTTTCTATCAGAGTAGGTAGAAAGAGGAGCGTTGATTCTGACGTAAAAGGGAATGTTGTTGTTGATTATGACGCCGATGGAGAAATGGTTAATATTGATATAATGGAGATAAGTTTGGCCGAATTTAGCAAGATTAAAAAGTTAATGCCCTCAAAGGAATTAGCCAGGGCTTAG